Proteins from a single region of Elusimicrobiota bacterium:
- the pssA gene encoding CDP-diacylglycerol--serine O-phosphatidyltransferase — protein MTEKKLRGIYLLPSIITAVNISAGFISIIFSIQNSFAAAAWAIIVAMVMDILDGRIARMAKATSRFGIEFDSLADLVSFGVAPAILMYKMILHGLNNPGIAIALFYVLAGALRLARFNVKTMEEETPADYIGLPIPAAAAILASFALSYELFEISNEVPVNMIPIVSDRMPFFFKISPILMVFISVLMVSNVPYASFKKFKADRPKSLQIIIFTVIAIMMIIIYPQNTFFILFVGYLLSGLALYLLRYWRLRKSIIENFQKRRNGLMKNKMAGDKNEK, from the coding sequence ATGACTGAAAAAAAATTAAGAGGCATATATTTATTGCCCAGTATAATTACCGCCGTAAATATTTCGGCAGGTTTTATTTCAATTATATTTTCTATTCAGAATTCATTTGCCGCAGCTGCTTGGGCAATCATTGTTGCAATGGTAATGGACATATTAGACGGCCGAATAGCTCGTATGGCAAAAGCAACAAGCCGTTTTGGTATTGAGTTTGATTCTTTAGCTGACCTTGTATCTTTTGGGGTAGCGCCGGCAATATTGATGTATAAAATGATTTTGCACGGCTTAAATAATCCGGGAATTGCAATAGCGCTCTTTTATGTACTTGCCGGAGCTTTGCGCCTGGCAAGATTTAATGTAAAAACAATGGAAGAGGAAACACCGGCAGATTATATCGGACTTCCGATTCCTGCCGCAGCGGCTATACTTGCTTCATTTGCTTTAAGCTATGAGTTATTTGAAATAAGCAATGAAGTTCCAGTGAATATGATACCGATTGTTTCTGACAGAATGCCGTTTTTCTTTAAAATTTCACCAATATTGATGGTGTTTATATCTGTTTTGATGGTTTCAAATGTGCCTTACGCCTCGTTTAAAAAATTCAAGGCTGACAGGCCGAAATCTTTACAAATAATAATTTTTACCGTTATTGCGATTATGATGATAATTATATATCCTCAAAATACTTTTTTTATACTTTTTGTTGGATACCTTCTTTCGGGCCTTGCATTGTACTTGTTAAGATACTGGAGATTAAGAAAGTCTATAATTGAAAATTTTCAAAAACGAAGAAACGGGCTTATGAAAAATAAAATGGCAGGTGATAAAAATGAAAAATAA